In a single window of the Candidatus Rokuibacteriota bacterium genome:
- a CDS encoding 2'-5' RNA ligase family protein, whose amino-acid sequence MRYIMPCLLPSPIGDYQRELVDVIAARFGLTFTQRQAIPAHFTLKYHFTTPEIGQIETLLDDFVRRQRRTPTIVGGFGHFLEDVIFVEVELSPSAQRVLEALVSALRTLPWMSWDQFDAENLRPHMTIAERCRPRFHEVWEFLKPRERRFTAWFDNITILKKVGAADDMDLWAVHRRFDLGD is encoded by the coding sequence ATGCGCTACATCATGCCCTGCCTGCTGCCGTCGCCGATCGGGGACTATCAGCGAGAGCTGGTCGACGTCATCGCAGCACGCTTCGGGCTGACCTTCACCCAGCGACAGGCGATCCCCGCGCACTTCACCCTCAAGTACCACTTCACGACCCCGGAGATCGGGCAGATCGAAACGCTGCTTGACGACTTCGTTCGGAGGCAACGCAGGACGCCCACTATCGTAGGAGGTTTCGGGCACTTCCTCGAAGACGTCATTTTCGTCGAGGTCGAGCTCTCGCCCTCCGCACAGCGTGTCCTCGAGGCGCTGGTTTCAGCCTTGAGGACGCTTCCATGGATGTCCTGGGACCAGTTCGATGCCGAGAACCTGCGCCCCCACATGACGATCGCCGAGCGGTGTCGGCCCCGCTTCCACGAGGTCTGGGAGTTCCTCAAGCCGCGCGAGCGTCGCTTCACGGCGTGGTTCGACAACATCACTATTCTCAAGAAGGTGGGGGCGGCGGACGATATGGACCTGTGGGCCGTCCACAGGAGGTTCGACCTAGGCGACTAA